In a single window of the Alosa sapidissima isolate fAloSap1 chromosome 18, fAloSap1.pri, whole genome shotgun sequence genome:
- the bmp15 gene encoding bone morphogenetic protein 15 isoform X1 has product MPGVALSTTRPLIFLCHGSPIDQGDSRQRVNMKAKFVLSQFGVLSCFLLLFSTFSRVVGKMGRPISSSHLDALTEVSRQSYAKQRSPYHTPFTDRGEEDQHLQFMLDMYTIAAETDGRPRGHKVFGSNTVRLLRASVQKRSLVASKDCCLDVHFTLKYELESLELERLVRASLVHMKLPVGQLLSVKCRAKVRHQGQKGKSGTHSEDKVTLGPQSQWTERDVTRQVSQWKEGPLVLTVHYRCQQGWWMRENGKPEVTRRHQPSQLYLMAPALLLFVEEEEEEEEKKNPTEWGFHTPPLHTPVRHRRSQEPGSIVSDIPNYKGSKNRVAKNQCKLHSYQVAFSDLGWDHWIIAPPKYNPRYCMGDCPRILHYGLNSPNHAIVQTFISELGVADIPPPSCVPYKYKPISVLMMEKNDNILYKEYEDMIAESCTCR; this is encoded by the exons ATGCCAGGTGTGGCACTGAGCACAACACGGCCTTTGATTTTTTTATGCCATGGTAGCCCCATtgatcaaggtgattcacgccaGAGGGTGAACATGAAGGCTAAGTTTGTCCTTTCACAGTTTGGTGTACTCTCGTGTTttttactattattttccaCGTTCTCCCGCGTGGTTGGTAAAATGGGTAGACCTATTTCGTCGTCACATCTTGATGCTCTCACCGAAGTTTCTCGGCAGAGTTATGCGAAACAGAGGAGTCCCTATCATACACCATTCACGGATAGAGGCGAGGAAGACCAGCACTTGCAGTTCATGTTAGACATGTATACAATCGCCGCTGAAACAGATGGAAGGCCGAGAGGGCATAAAGTGTTTGGTTCCAACACAGTGAGGCTTTTACGTGCGTCCGTGCAAAAACGCAGTCTCGTGGCATCTAAAG ACTGCTGCCTGG ATGTGCACTTCACACTGAAGTATGAACTAGAAAGCCTTGAGCTTGAGCGACTGGTACGAGCCTCTCTAGTCCATATGAAGCTACCTGTTGGACAACTCTTGTCAGTAAAATGCAGAGCCAAGGTCCGGCACCAGGGACAAAAAGGAAAGTCCGGCACACACTCAGAAGACAAAGTTACTCTGGGACCTCAAAGCCAGTGGACGGAAAGAGACGTCACACGCCAAGTCTCTCAGTGGAAGGAAGGTCCTTTGGTCCTGACTGTCCACTACCGCTGCCAGCAGGGATGGTGGATGAGGGAAAATGGGAAGCCTGAAGTGACCAGGAGACACCAGCCCTCCCAGCTGTACTTGATGGCTCCCGCTCTGCTGCTCTTtgtagaggaggaagaggaggaggaggagaagaagaacccCACGGAGTGGGGATTCCACACACCTCCGCTGCACACCCCTGTCCGGCACCGCCGCTCCCAGGAGCCCGGTAGCATCGTGTCTGACATCCCCAACTACAAGGGCAGTAAGAACCGCGTGGCCAAGAACCAGTGCAAACTGCACTCTTACCAAGTGGCCTTCAGTGATCTTGGTTGGGATCATTGGATCATTGCCCCACCCAAGTACAACCCACGCTATTGCATGGGAGACTGTCCACGCATCCTGCATTATGGCTTAAACTCACCCAACCATGCTATTGTGCAGACCTTCATCAGCGAGCTTGGCGTGGCGGACATCCCCCCGCCCTCCTGCGTCCCTTACAAGTACAAACCCATCAGCGTGCTCATGATGGAGAAGAATGACAACATTTTGTACAAAGAATACGAGGACATGATTGCAGAATCGTGCACCTGCCGGTAG
- the bmp15 gene encoding bone morphogenetic protein 15 isoform X2 produces the protein MPGVALSTTRPLIFLCHGSPIDQGDSRQRVNMKAKFVLSQFGVLSCFLLLFSTFSRVVGKMGRPISSSHLDALTEVSRQSYAKQRSPYHTPFTDRGEEDQHLQFMLDMYTIAAETDGRPRGHKVFGSNTVRLLRASVQKRSLVASKDVHFTLKYELESLELERLVRASLVHMKLPVGQLLSVKCRAKVRHQGQKGKSGTHSEDKVTLGPQSQWTERDVTRQVSQWKEGPLVLTVHYRCQQGWWMRENGKPEVTRRHQPSQLYLMAPALLLFVEEEEEEEEKKNPTEWGFHTPPLHTPVRHRRSQEPGSIVSDIPNYKGSKNRVAKNQCKLHSYQVAFSDLGWDHWIIAPPKYNPRYCMGDCPRILHYGLNSPNHAIVQTFISELGVADIPPPSCVPYKYKPISVLMMEKNDNILYKEYEDMIAESCTCR, from the exons ATGCCAGGTGTGGCACTGAGCACAACACGGCCTTTGATTTTTTTATGCCATGGTAGCCCCATtgatcaaggtgattcacgccaGAGGGTGAACATGAAGGCTAAGTTTGTCCTTTCACAGTTTGGTGTACTCTCGTGTTttttactattattttccaCGTTCTCCCGCGTGGTTGGTAAAATGGGTAGACCTATTTCGTCGTCACATCTTGATGCTCTCACCGAAGTTTCTCGGCAGAGTTATGCGAAACAGAGGAGTCCCTATCATACACCATTCACGGATAGAGGCGAGGAAGACCAGCACTTGCAGTTCATGTTAGACATGTATACAATCGCCGCTGAAACAGATGGAAGGCCGAGAGGGCATAAAGTGTTTGGTTCCAACACAGTGAGGCTTTTACGTGCGTCCGTGCAAAAACGCAGTCTCGTGGCATCTAAAG ATGTGCACTTCACACTGAAGTATGAACTAGAAAGCCTTGAGCTTGAGCGACTGGTACGAGCCTCTCTAGTCCATATGAAGCTACCTGTTGGACAACTCTTGTCAGTAAAATGCAGAGCCAAGGTCCGGCACCAGGGACAAAAAGGAAAGTCCGGCACACACTCAGAAGACAAAGTTACTCTGGGACCTCAAAGCCAGTGGACGGAAAGAGACGTCACACGCCAAGTCTCTCAGTGGAAGGAAGGTCCTTTGGTCCTGACTGTCCACTACCGCTGCCAGCAGGGATGGTGGATGAGGGAAAATGGGAAGCCTGAAGTGACCAGGAGACACCAGCCCTCCCAGCTGTACTTGATGGCTCCCGCTCTGCTGCTCTTtgtagaggaggaagaggaggaggaggagaagaagaacccCACGGAGTGGGGATTCCACACACCTCCGCTGCACACCCCTGTCCGGCACCGCCGCTCCCAGGAGCCCGGTAGCATCGTGTCTGACATCCCCAACTACAAGGGCAGTAAGAACCGCGTGGCCAAGAACCAGTGCAAACTGCACTCTTACCAAGTGGCCTTCAGTGATCTTGGTTGGGATCATTGGATCATTGCCCCACCCAAGTACAACCCACGCTATTGCATGGGAGACTGTCCACGCATCCTGCATTATGGCTTAAACTCACCCAACCATGCTATTGTGCAGACCTTCATCAGCGAGCTTGGCGTGGCGGACATCCCCCCGCCCTCCTGCGTCCCTTACAAGTACAAACCCATCAGCGTGCTCATGATGGAGAAGAATGACAACATTTTGTACAAAGAATACGAGGACATGATTGCAGAATCGTGCACCTGCCGGTAG
- the leap2 gene encoding liver-expressed antimicrobial peptide 2, translating to MQEQSHICRMTFTWCLITLLILQQVSAGPVLQPNNPAGSVRSVPKRVARMTPLWRIMGTKPFGAYCQNNYECSTGTCRKGHCSFNHSVQS from the exons ATGCAGGAGCAAAGCCACATCTGCAGAATGACATTCACATGGTGCCTGATCACATTGTTGATCCTCCAGCag GTGTCTGCTGGTCCGGTGCTACAGCCAAACAACCCAGCTGGGTCTGTTCGGAGTGTTCCAAAGCGTGTTGCCCGCATGACACCTTTATGGAGAATCATGGGTACCAAGCCATTTGGAGCGTACTGCCAGAACAACTATGAGTGTTCAACAGGAACCTGCAG GAAGGGTCATTGCTCATTCAACCACTCTGTTCAGTCTTAG